A genomic stretch from Thalassophryne amazonica chromosome 18, fThaAma1.1, whole genome shotgun sequence includes:
- the hs3st3l gene encoding heparan sulfate (glucosamine) 3-O-sulfotransferase 3-like, giving the protein MAAFHHHHHHPLSADLRRLFHRLTIASSLSILCFSLVYLLTGCCQPELAQNAEVGPPVREFVAKGWPYVTNGSGAFPKDGTGAVGEGASESLSALEANSSGKEWTATRRLPQALIIGVKKGGTRALLEFLRLHPDIRALGSEPHFFDRHYARGLDWYRSLMPKALEGQIVMEKTPRYFVAMETPPRVHAMSQDVKLIVVVRDPVTRAISDYTQIISKTPDIPPFENLAFKNRTTGQIDSQWSPLWIGLYAQHLERWLAWFPRTQIHMVSGERLISDPAGELGKVQDFLGLQRIITDKHFYFNKTKGFPCLKKPEGSSKPHCLGKTKGRTHASIDPEVMQRLREFYKPHNQRFYQMAGQDFGWQ; this is encoded by the exons ATGGCAGCttttcaccatcaccatcatcaccctcTGAGCGCGGACCTGCGGAGGCTCTTCCACCGGCTCACCATCGCGTCCTCCCTCAGCATCCTCTGCTTCTCCTTGGTTTATCTCCTCACTGGATGCTGTCAACCGGAGTTGGCACAAAACGCCGAGGTCGGGCCACCCGTGCGCGAGTTCGTTGCGAAGGGATGGCCGTACGTGACAAACGGAAGCGGCGCGTTTCCAAAGGATGGCACGGGCGCGGTTGGCGAAGGCGCGTCCGAAAGTCTTTCCGCGCTGGAGGCGAACAGCTCCGGGAAAGAATGGACGGCCACGCGGAGGTTACCCCAGGCTCTGATCATAGGCGTTAAAAAAGGAGGCACAAGGGCTCTGCTGGAGTTTCTGCGACTCCACCCGGACATCCGCGCCCTGGGGTCGGAGCCACACTTCTTTGACCGGCATTACGCACGGGGCCTGGACTGGTACAG AAGTTTGATGCCTAAAGCGCTGGAAGGCCAGATCGTTATGGAAAAGACGCCTCGCTATTTTGTTGCCATGGAAACGCCTCCGCGAGTCCATGCCATGTCACAGGATGTGAAGCTGATAGTGGTGGTCCGTGACCCCGTGACCCGAGCCATATCGGACTACACACAGATTATCTCCAAGACCCCCGACATCCCTCCGTTTGAGAACCTCGCCTTCAAAAACCGCACAACGG GTCAGATCGACTCTCAGTGGAGCCCCCTGTGGATCGGCCTGTATGCTCAGCACCTGGAGCGCTGGCTGGCGTGGTTCCCCAGGACTCAGATCCACATGGTCAGCGGGGAGAGGCTCATCTCCGACCCGGCTGGAGAGCTGGGGAAAGTCCAGGACTTTCTGGGTCTCCAGAGGATCATTACAGACAAACACTTCTATTTCAACAAAACCAAAGGCTTCCCGTGCCTGAAGAAGCCGGAGGGAAGCAGTAAGCCTCACTGCCTGGGGAAGACTAAAGGGAGGACACACGCCTCCATTGACCCGGAGGTGATGCAGAGACTTCGGGAGTTCTACAAGCCACACAACCAGCGATTCTATCAGATGGCAGGTCAGGACTTTGGATGGCAATGA